A stretch of the Planctomycetota bacterium genome encodes the following:
- a CDS encoding GC-type dockerin domain-anchored protein, translated as MRKTSRATIAAFMGAASGAHAQSIVDPGFETAGSTGLIPDVPGVWGIDPGSSVGPTLGVTPLVGDRMLRFEGTLPVCTPPFRTDGIGGDVGQIVDLSAFADLIATGRAVARFSMAFNRVAGDADTDTEFGVFVNVLDGDPSTFPIACDRTRVDFLASAQTRIITDGDPSTWERAEVQLALPPGATFLTVTASAIENVLDGARGSEFDGHFADDGVLVVEPSDGPFLYSVDVLAGTLVRIDATTGIVDEVADYPVDGLIPDINQDLASISGCLAGVSLSNTLPGPPLLTLVHPAVDTPLVSLLPITSGSTIGVAEGLAFDASSGSLVLASSPSTTFSNGLFSLGLDGVATPIGLVPGGSTLDGGEFDGLGRGLDGLVAADGQGTLNAEFYEVGLDPITVAGIGLFSQTTELGGSVGDLTVVGEGDDATLFAIGFTPPFPDAGTKLYAFDIRPDGTLALESVRTLSDTIIYDGLAPVLPCVIDFEPDCVLDIFDFLAFLNLFTSGDPAADLDANGILNLFDFLAFQTRFAAGCE; from the coding sequence ATGAGAAAAACAAGCCGCGCCACCATTGCCGCCTTCATGGGGGCCGCCAGCGGAGCCCATGCCCAGTCCATCGTCGACCCGGGTTTCGAGACGGCAGGATCGACCGGCCTGATCCCGGACGTTCCGGGTGTCTGGGGCATTGATCCCGGCAGCTCGGTTGGGCCCACGCTGGGGGTCACGCCCCTGGTCGGAGACAGGATGCTCCGCTTCGAAGGCACGCTGCCGGTGTGCACGCCACCGTTCCGTACGGATGGCATCGGCGGCGATGTGGGGCAGATCGTCGACCTGTCGGCGTTTGCGGACCTGATCGCGACGGGTCGAGCCGTCGCCAGGTTCTCGATGGCCTTCAACCGCGTCGCGGGCGACGCGGACACCGACACGGAGTTCGGCGTCTTCGTCAACGTGCTGGATGGCGATCCAAGCACCTTCCCGATCGCGTGTGACAGGACCCGCGTGGACTTTCTGGCGAGCGCACAAACCAGGATCATCACCGACGGCGACCCGTCGACCTGGGAGCGGGCCGAGGTGCAGCTGGCACTCCCGCCCGGGGCGACGTTCCTCACGGTCACCGCATCGGCCATCGAGAACGTCCTGGACGGCGCGCGCGGATCAGAGTTCGACGGCCACTTTGCCGACGACGGCGTGCTGGTGGTCGAACCCTCGGACGGTCCGTTCCTGTACAGCGTGGACGTGCTCGCCGGCACGCTTGTGCGGATCGACGCGACGACGGGCATTGTCGATGAAGTCGCGGACTATCCGGTCGACGGTCTCATCCCGGACATCAACCAGGATCTCGCCTCGATCTCGGGTTGCTTGGCCGGCGTGAGCCTGAGCAACACACTTCCGGGGCCGCCGCTCCTTACGCTGGTCCATCCGGCGGTCGATACCCCGCTGGTGTCGCTCCTCCCGATCACCTCGGGCAGCACGATCGGTGTGGCGGAGGGCCTCGCCTTCGATGCATCGAGTGGCTCGCTCGTGCTGGCGAGTTCGCCGAGCACGACCTTCAGCAACGGCCTGTTCTCGCTGGGGCTCGATGGCGTCGCCACGCCCATCGGCTTGGTCCCCGGCGGCAGCACGCTGGACGGCGGAGAATTCGACGGCCTCGGCCGAGGCCTCGACGGCCTCGTCGCGGCGGACGGCCAGGGCACGCTGAACGCGGAGTTCTACGAGGTTGGCCTGGATCCCATCACCGTGGCCGGGATCGGGTTGTTCTCGCAGACGACCGAACTCGGTGGGTCCGTCGGCGACCTCACGGTCGTTGGCGAGGGCGACGACGCAACGCTGTTCGCCATCGGCTTCACACCCCCCTTCCCAGACGCGGGCACGAAGCTCTACGCCTTCGACATCCGGCCGGATGGCACGCTCGCGCTCGAGTCGGTGCGGACCCTCTCCGACACCATCATCTACGACGGCCTGGCGCCCGTGCTGCCGTGCGTGATCGACTTCGAGCCCGACTGCGTGCTGGACATCTTCGACTTCCTGGCGTTCCTGAACCTGTTCACGAGCGGTGATCCGGCCGCCGACCTGGACGCGAACGGCATCCTGAACCTGTTCGATTTCCTGGCGTTCCAGACCCGGTTCGCCGCGGGCTGCGAGTAG
- a CDS encoding GC-type dockerin domain-anchored protein encodes MNDPKLLVGPLAAVLACAGSAVAQQGVLFAAQEQPGCATAALPTLVFDDDAWRVLYAKPWCIPPGGAGQLCACPTRALAVDQDLERIYFALGRGDSIAWWDNAAGSYGFAPGSLPAPVESLAFAEGNLYGMTGGFGRGRIFRITPGSTSAVEILDIGTDLGIDDLSYNPGDGLFYGFNQNTASPGGAGVYSIDILGDGAVELVAPTPESFVRFATAVWGDDVYAIRESSAFPSYRGSISAGGDWEAFTPSPSPGFAGNIVSSAVAGWLAPPLGSPCPADLDGDGVLTVFDFLEFQSLFAMGDLAADFDGDGDLTIFDFLEFQNIFALGCP; translated from the coding sequence ATGAACGATCCGAAGTTGCTGGTAGGCCCACTCGCCGCGGTGCTGGCGTGCGCGGGCTCGGCGGTTGCGCAGCAGGGCGTGCTGTTCGCCGCTCAAGAACAGCCGGGCTGCGCCACGGCTGCCCTGCCCACCCTCGTCTTCGATGACGATGCGTGGCGGGTGCTGTACGCCAAGCCCTGGTGCATCCCGCCCGGCGGCGCAGGCCAGCTGTGCGCCTGTCCGACGCGGGCGCTCGCGGTCGACCAGGATCTCGAGCGCATCTATTTCGCGCTGGGCAGGGGCGACAGCATCGCGTGGTGGGACAACGCGGCGGGCAGCTACGGCTTCGCGCCGGGCAGCCTGCCGGCGCCGGTCGAGTCGCTGGCCTTTGCCGAGGGCAACCTGTACGGCATGACCGGCGGCTTCGGTCGCGGGCGGATCTTCCGCATCACGCCGGGATCCACCTCGGCGGTCGAGATCCTGGACATCGGCACGGACCTGGGGATCGACGACCTGAGCTACAACCCCGGCGACGGGCTGTTCTACGGCTTCAATCAGAACACCGCGTCCCCCGGCGGCGCGGGCGTGTACTCGATCGACATCCTGGGCGACGGAGCCGTCGAACTCGTCGCGCCCACGCCCGAGAGCTTCGTTCGTTTTGCCACCGCCGTCTGGGGCGACGACGTGTACGCGATCCGCGAGAGCTCGGCCTTCCCGTCGTACCGGGGGAGCATCTCGGCCGGCGGCGACTGGGAGGCCTTCACGCCATCGCCGAGCCCGGGTTTCGCCGGCAACATCGTCAGTTCCGCAGTGGCGGGGTGGCTGGCGCCGCCGTTGGGCAGCCCGTGCCCCGCCGACCTCGACGGCGATGGCGTGCTCACGGTGTTCGATTTCCTCGAATTCCAGAGCCTGTTCGCCATGGGCGACCTAGCTGCCGACTTCGACGGCGACGGCGATTTGACGATCTTCGACTTCCTCGAGTTCCAGAACATCTTCGCCCTGGGCTGCCCGTAG
- a CDS encoding protein kinase — protein MDERRLTIDAKLIFAEAIERAPDERAAYVERACADRPELLDFVQRLLRAHEDAGTFMRTPTGGGGRSVDVPPAHELRDEIAGQRLGQFELVRRIGEGAFGQVFLARQVEPVRRDVAVKLLRPGLDSRYVLSRFEAERQALAILDHPNIARLLDAGTSDEGRPFFAMELVRGIRITEHADANRLSIRERVRLLIGACRGVQHAHDAGIVHRDLKPANILVEVRDDRATARVIDFGIARAVRASLDSTAQTLHGQMLGTPAYMSPEQARGGADVDTRADVYSLGCVLYELLTGTTPIDSMQLRGAALGEVHRAITEREHVPPSERLAELGDGLRSIARQRNAESSGITRLVRDELDWICGRALDREPQARYAHAGALADDLERWLDGRAVDARPAGRPMSAASRLVRRNARRLRWAGIAAGVLLVAAVWATGRIPGVPGVLEIVQRGVEEYASGRRYGLPEGAWVNGMRTNRAGGVYSLVGGGRHNTAASDYAMVGGGTMNSASGNSASVGSGRGNTANGEQSIIAGGMQNTINGDASFVGGGRNNHALARATTIAGGQSNNVHGPGTTIGGGQSNQAHDMRATIGGGSRNIIGKLDADFRGADGATIAGGIGNTAFGNLGAIGGGYQNQAIGSYAVVAGGGENVAGGDSRFDGAFAAVPGGARNKAAGLGSFAAGVAAEAIDDGSFVWADSDRSIFDRRRPTLLGETVPLVSQGRGSFTARARGGFHFFTGMGTKAMLRPGAGSWSQHLAEGSQLDRRPVDPSSVLDAVAGIEIARYAREGQDDIEHIGPTAEALATLGLGRDGHVASGDLDGVALAAIQGLLERLEGQRALVDRLEAHIVDLERKLDEMR, from the coding sequence ATGGACGAGAGACGGCTGACGATTGATGCCAAGCTGATCTTCGCCGAGGCCATCGAGCGGGCTCCGGACGAGCGTGCCGCGTACGTCGAGCGGGCCTGCGCGGATCGTCCCGAACTGCTCGACTTCGTGCAGCGGCTGCTCAGGGCGCACGAGGATGCGGGCACGTTCATGCGGACGCCCACCGGGGGCGGCGGGCGAAGCGTGGACGTCCCCCCTGCGCACGAGCTCCGGGACGAAATCGCGGGCCAACGCCTGGGGCAGTTTGAGCTCGTCCGACGCATCGGCGAGGGCGCGTTCGGGCAGGTCTTCCTCGCGCGGCAGGTCGAGCCCGTGCGGCGGGATGTCGCCGTCAAGCTGCTGCGTCCCGGGCTCGACTCGCGGTACGTGCTCTCCCGCTTCGAGGCCGAGCGCCAGGCGCTGGCCATCCTCGACCACCCGAACATCGCGCGGCTGCTCGATGCGGGCACATCGGACGAAGGGCGCCCCTTCTTCGCGATGGAGCTGGTCCGCGGCATCCGCATCACCGAGCACGCCGACGCCAATCGACTGAGCATCCGCGAGCGGGTGCGGCTGCTCATCGGCGCGTGCCGCGGCGTGCAGCATGCGCACGATGCCGGCATCGTGCATCGCGACCTCAAGCCGGCGAACATCCTCGTGGAGGTCCGCGATGACCGGGCCACGGCCCGAGTGATCGACTTTGGCATCGCCCGCGCGGTACGGGCCTCGCTCGACTCCACGGCCCAGACGTTGCACGGCCAGATGCTTGGCACGCCGGCGTACATGAGCCCCGAGCAGGCCAGAGGCGGAGCGGACGTCGACACCCGGGCCGACGTCTACTCGCTGGGCTGCGTGCTGTACGAGCTGCTGACGGGCACGACCCCGATCGATTCCATGCAGCTCCGTGGCGCCGCGTTGGGCGAGGTGCATCGCGCGATCACCGAGAGGGAACACGTGCCGCCCAGCGAGCGGCTCGCGGAGCTGGGCGACGGGCTGCGCTCCATCGCAAGGCAGCGAAACGCCGAGAGCAGCGGCATCACCCGCCTCGTGCGCGACGAGCTGGACTGGATCTGCGGCAGGGCCCTGGATCGCGAGCCGCAGGCGCGGTACGCGCACGCCGGGGCCCTGGCCGACGATCTTGAACGCTGGCTGGATGGACGGGCGGTCGACGCGCGGCCCGCCGGCCGACCGATGTCGGCGGCCTCCCGGCTGGTGCGCCGCAACGCGCGGCGGCTGCGGTGGGCGGGCATCGCCGCCGGCGTCCTGCTGGTGGCCGCGGTCTGGGCGACCGGTCGGATTCCCGGCGTGCCCGGCGTGCTCGAGATCGTGCAGCGGGGCGTCGAGGAGTACGCCAGCGGGCGGCGATATGGATTGCCGGAGGGCGCGTGGGTCAACGGCATGCGGACCAACCGTGCGGGCGGGGTGTACTCCCTCGTGGGTGGGGGTCGCCACAACACCGCAGCCTCGGACTACGCGATGGTTGGCGGCGGCACGATGAACAGCGCATCCGGCAACAGCGCGTCTGTCGGTAGCGGGCGGGGCAATACCGCGAATGGGGAACAGTCCATCATCGCGGGTGGCATGCAGAACACCATCAACGGCGATGCATCGTTCGTCGGCGGCGGTAGGAACAATCATGCATTAGCGCGCGCCACCACAATCGCCGGTGGCCAGTCCAACAACGTGCACGGGCCGGGCACGACGATCGGTGGTGGCCAAAGCAATCAGGCACACGACATGCGCGCGACGATAGGTGGCGGAAGCCGAAACATCATTGGCAAGCTTGATGCAGACTTTCGCGGCGCAGATGGTGCGACCATCGCCGGTGGGATCGGCAACACCGCCTTTGGCAACCTGGGTGCGATCGGCGGTGGGTACCAGAATCAGGCCATCGGCAGCTACGCCGTCGTTGCTGGTGGGGGCGAGAACGTCGCGGGAGGCGACTCTCGATTCGACGGCGCCTTCGCCGCCGTCCCCGGCGGCGCACGCAACAAGGCTGCGGGCCTCGGCTCGTTCGCGGCCGGCGTGGCCGCCGAGGCCATCGACGACGGCTCGTTCGTGTGGGCCGATTCCGATCGCTCGATCTTCGACAGGCGGCGGCCCACCTTGCTCGGCGAGACCGTTCCCCTCGTCTCGCAGGGCCGGGGCAGCTTTACCGCCCGAGCCCGCGGTGGCTTCCATTTCTTCACGGGCATGGGCACCAAGGCGATGCTGCGGCCGGGTGCCGGCTCGTGGAGCCAGCACCTGGCCGAGGGCTCCCAGCTCGACCGCCGGCCGGTCGACCCATCGAGCGTCCTCGATGCGGTCGCCGGCATCGAGATCGCCCGGTACGCCCGCGAGGGGCAGGACGACATCGAGCACATCGGACCGACGGCCGAAGCACTCGCCACCCTCGGTCTGGGCCGAGACGGCCACGTCGCGTCCGGCGATCTGGACGGCGTGGCGCTCGCCGCCATCCAGGGGCTGCTCGAACGACTGGAGGGTCAGCGGGCGCTCGTCGATCGGCTGGAGGCCCACATCGTGGATCTTGAGCGGAAGCTCGACGAAATGCGCTAG
- a CDS encoding ECF-type sigma factor, producing the protein MHAALYVAIVDRSTARTPTSNGRVGWGAGSECHGRSRRLSIDAMLLRRHACQPKAESPSRHRVRETRHVSAEALVPDVYERLRMIARRAMSGERADHTLGATALVHEAYLRLAGRPQSEGGWGGEAHFFVAAAEAMRRVLVDHARGRARHKRGGDGRSAAIRLDIAKLENLSIAAAEASPEEILALDEAFCRLVQENPRGAAVVRLRFYAGLSVEHAAAVLSISPRTVKREWAFARARLFDLLQAVPRDPADGREVPGGDPDGRETADD; encoded by the coding sequence ATGCATGCTGCGCTCTATGTTGCCATCGTGGATCGATCTACGGCAAGGACACCGACCTCCAATGGCCGTGTTGGATGGGGTGCCGGCTCGGAATGTCATGGACGCTCCCGCCGTCTTTCGATCGACGCTATGCTGTTGCGGCGGCATGCATGCCAGCCGAAAGCCGAATCCCCGAGTAGACACCGAGTGAGAGAGACCAGACACGTTAGTGCCGAGGCGTTGGTGCCGGACGTCTATGAACGCCTTCGCATGATCGCGCGGCGGGCGATGTCGGGCGAGCGTGCTGATCACACGCTCGGCGCGACGGCACTTGTTCACGAAGCGTACCTCCGTCTGGCCGGGCGTCCGCAGTCGGAAGGCGGCTGGGGCGGAGAAGCCCATTTCTTTGTTGCCGCCGCCGAAGCCATGCGCCGGGTGTTGGTTGATCACGCCCGCGGTCGCGCGCGCCACAAGCGCGGAGGCGACGGTCGATCGGCCGCCATACGGCTGGACATTGCGAAACTGGAAAATCTCTCGATCGCGGCGGCCGAGGCCTCGCCGGAGGAGATCTTGGCCCTCGATGAGGCGTTCTGTCGCCTCGTGCAAGAGAACCCGCGCGGAGCGGCCGTGGTCCGCCTGCGCTTCTACGCGGGGCTGAGCGTGGAGCACGCGGCGGCGGTGCTGTCCATCAGCCCCCGGACGGTGAAGCGCGAGTGGGCCTTCGCGCGGGCGCGGTTGTTCGACCTGCTGCAAGCCGTGCCGCGCGATCCGGCGGACGGCCGAGAGGTTCCGGGGGGCGATCCCGATGGACGAGAGACGGCTGACGATTGA
- the dnaB gene encoding replicative DNA helicase produces MDANGSPAATPRRARGGNSASTVDLAQVYDKLPPHSPEAEMALLGSIILDPHTLAEVLPLVADPEDFYRQSNVAVFRALKEVYEREPSADLNIVADRLRERDEYEGIGGAAYLASLAESVSTPANAHLYAKIVQTKARLRKLIAAANQMIYEAMHAGRDEPEEARQLIDRAEQAIFEIADDDQSADIARLEELLKAEFQRILDRDSGAVTGAASGFADLDNLLSGLQDGEMIILAARPSMGKTALALNLAEQIALGGARMEGGHITPRSASTGERVPVGIFSLEMSKASLVQRLISAASGIDSHKLRTGQFRDADVHRHIRPACEVLEHAPIYIDDTPALSATALRARARRMVQRWGVRCFVIDYLQLLTSPGHGRESRQVEVSAISRGIKAMAREMGVPVICLAQLNRSSEQREGNRPRMSDLRESGSIEQDADVVLLLHREAYYHQGNAEWLAENEERANEAELIIAKQRNGPTGIVRLVWDDRITRFRSRAHQQRPDAWASDVPSGVEAKPPAPPQHPGDEGGDGFGSAFGGRPSTADRAIDNRPFDERTPSGGDALEPDDDTPPF; encoded by the coding sequence ATGGATGCGAATGGGTCTCCCGCGGCGACGCCGCGGCGCGCACGCGGGGGCAATTCGGCCTCGACGGTGGACCTGGCCCAGGTCTACGACAAGCTGCCGCCGCACTCGCCCGAGGCCGAGATGGCCCTGCTGGGGTCGATCATCCTCGACCCGCACACGCTGGCCGAGGTGCTGCCGCTCGTCGCCGACCCGGAGGACTTCTACCGCCAGTCGAACGTCGCGGTGTTCCGCGCCCTGAAGGAGGTCTACGAGCGGGAGCCCAGCGCGGACCTGAACATCGTCGCCGACCGCCTCCGCGAGCGGGACGAGTACGAGGGCATCGGCGGGGCGGCCTATCTGGCGAGCCTGGCCGAGTCGGTCTCCACGCCCGCCAACGCGCACCTGTACGCCAAGATCGTGCAGACCAAGGCGCGGCTGCGGAAGCTGATCGCCGCCGCCAACCAGATGATCTACGAGGCGATGCACGCCGGCCGCGACGAGCCGGAGGAGGCCCGCCAGCTCATCGACCGCGCCGAGCAGGCGATCTTCGAGATCGCCGACGACGACCAGTCGGCCGACATCGCGCGGCTCGAGGAGTTGCTCAAGGCCGAGTTCCAGCGGATCCTCGATCGCGACAGCGGCGCGGTCACGGGGGCGGCCTCGGGCTTCGCCGACCTCGACAACCTGCTCAGCGGGCTGCAGGACGGCGAGATGATCATCCTGGCGGCACGGCCGTCCATGGGCAAGACGGCGCTGGCGCTGAACTTGGCCGAGCAGATCGCACTGGGTGGCGCGCGGATGGAGGGCGGGCACATCACGCCTCGGTCCGCCAGCACGGGCGAGCGCGTGCCCGTCGGCATCTTCAGCCTGGAGATGAGCAAGGCCAGCCTGGTGCAGCGGCTCATCAGCGCGGCCTCGGGCATCGACAGTCACAAGCTCCGCACCGGCCAATTCCGCGATGCCGACGTGCACCGACACATCCGGCCGGCGTGCGAGGTGCTGGAGCACGCACCGATCTACATCGACGACACGCCCGCGCTTAGTGCTACGGCGCTGCGGGCCCGCGCGCGGCGGATGGTGCAGCGGTGGGGCGTTCGGTGCTTCGTGATCGACTACCTCCAGCTCCTGACCAGCCCGGGCCACGGCCGCGAGAGCCGCCAGGTGGAGGTCAGCGCCATCAGCCGGGGCATCAAGGCGATGGCCCGCGAGATGGGCGTGCCGGTGATCTGCCTGGCGCAGCTCAACCGCAGCAGCGAGCAGCGGGAGGGCAACCGTCCCCGCATGAGCGATCTCCGCGAATCGGGGTCGATCGAGCAGGACGCCGACGTCGTGCTGCTGCTGCACCGCGAGGCGTACTACCACCAGGGCAACGCCGAGTGGCTGGCCGAGAACGAGGAGCGGGCCAACGAGGCCGAACTGATCATCGCCAAGCAGCGCAACGGGCCGACGGGCATCGTGCGGCTGGTGTGGGATGACCGCATCACCCGCTTCCGCAGCCGCGCCCACCAGCAGCGTCCGGATGCCTGGGCCTCGGACGTGCCCAGCGGCGTCGAGGCCAAGCCTCCCGCGCCACCCCAGCACCCGGGCGATGAAGGCGGCGATGGCTTCGGATCGGCGTTCGGCGGCCGCCCCTCGACGGCCGATCGCGCCATCGACAATCGCCCCTTCGACGAGCGGACGCCGTCGGGCGGCGATGCGCTCGAGCCCGACGACGACACGCCGCCGTTCTGA
- the pdxH gene encoding pyridoxamine 5'-phosphate oxidase has product MASTQDERSQKEQATASASPLDAVHAYSTTHGEPLPDALPAEPFSTLHAWLDEATRRKLQPNPNAMALATASANGHPSVRIVLCRTIDVERGALWFYTNYDSRKGRELAANPRAAVVFHWDAVERQARVEGVVERLSDADNDAYFSSRRWEKRAGAWASDQSRPIESRPALLDKVERSLRRFDIDPADPPPADADLDIPRPPHWGGFRLVADAAELWVGSPARIHDRARWTRPTPDAPWTATRLQP; this is encoded by the coding sequence ATGGCTTCGACGCAAGACGAACGGTCCCAAAAGGAGCAAGCCACAGCAAGCGCCAGCCCGCTCGATGCTGTCCACGCGTATTCCACGACGCACGGCGAGCCGCTGCCCGATGCGCTGCCCGCCGAGCCCTTCTCCACGCTGCACGCCTGGCTGGACGAGGCGACGCGGCGGAAGCTCCAGCCCAACCCCAACGCCATGGCGCTGGCCACGGCGAGCGCGAACGGCCATCCCTCGGTCCGCATCGTGCTGTGCCGCACCATCGACGTGGAACGCGGCGCCCTGTGGTTCTACACCAACTACGACAGCCGCAAGGGCCGCGAGCTGGCCGCCAACCCGCGGGCCGCGGTGGTCTTCCACTGGGACGCGGTTGAGCGGCAGGCCCGCGTGGAGGGCGTCGTCGAGCGGCTGAGCGACGCCGACAACGACGCCTACTTCAGTTCCCGCCGCTGGGAGAAGCGGGCGGGCGCCTGGGCCAGCGACCAGAGCCGGCCGATCGAGTCCCGCCCGGCGCTGCTGGACAAGGTCGAGCGATCGCTGCGGCGCTTCGACATCGATCCGGCCGATCCGCCGCCCGCCGACGCCGACCTCGACATCCCCCGCCCGCCGCACTGGGGCGGGTTCCGCCTAGTCGCCGACGCGGCGGAGCTGTGGGTCGGCAGCCCGGCCCGCATCCACGACCGCGCCCGCTGGACCCGGCCGACGCCCGATGCGCCGTGGACGGCAACCCGTTTGCAACCCTAA
- a CDS encoding HDOD domain-containing protein, with translation MIPSRVQARKPIRSRVDLGRAWAAVRHAGEMRAVAKVRSSLTSGEVEALTERLVNRLDTVIIETQPEVAARLLELVSDADAGLADFADVIRSDVSLSGRLLRMANSAFFGQRQAVTSLERAAVLLGFNRIRSLALGFYLSRSVDSGGDPQFNRRLWGVSLLRACLAAKLMERFDAKFYAEAFLVGLMLDAGMPLARVLQDSAAYDAVCPADHPPSRAFKAEENALAFTHVDVARALVRRWRIPDLLAKPIVWHHTPPNDTTSDEPMQVLHRIAFYVGSMHVEHVPPKSTAVPLPSLGERLLGITRAQLGDDFAAACAEYRTLADFFGQVAESLHDVEALGQRVHRTLMQQIERSMEAQIAQEASKGPASFEFQSGRLEVEHDGQQDDIAVAYLLDQGGVRQAMHRFHIGTVTAGDLLRELSIEPNDLSSTEMESMDDYLRALAA, from the coding sequence ATGATCCCCAGCCGCGTGCAGGCCCGCAAGCCGATCCGCAGCCGCGTCGATCTTGGTAGAGCGTGGGCCGCGGTGCGGCACGCCGGGGAGATGCGGGCCGTGGCCAAGGTGCGTTCCAGCCTGACGAGCGGCGAGGTCGAGGCGCTGACCGAGCGGCTCGTGAATCGGCTCGACACGGTCATCATCGAGACGCAGCCCGAGGTGGCGGCGCGGCTGCTCGAGCTGGTCTCCGATGCCGACGCCGGCCTGGCCGACTTCGCCGACGTGATCCGCTCGGACGTCTCGCTCAGCGGGCGGCTGCTGCGGATGGCCAACTCCGCGTTCTTCGGCCAGCGGCAGGCGGTCACCTCCCTCGAGCGGGCGGCGGTGCTGCTGGGCTTCAACCGCATCCGCTCGCTCGCGCTGGGCTTCTACCTCAGCCGTTCGGTGGACTCGGGCGGCGATCCGCAGTTCAACCGCCGGCTCTGGGGCGTGTCGCTGCTGAGGGCGTGCCTCGCGGCGAAGCTCATGGAGCGATTCGACGCCAAGTTCTACGCCGAGGCGTTCCTGGTGGGCCTGATGCTGGACGCCGGCATGCCGCTGGCCCGCGTGCTCCAGGATTCGGCGGCCTACGACGCAGTGTGCCCCGCGGACCATCCGCCGTCCCGCGCATTCAAGGCCGAGGAGAACGCGCTGGCGTTCACGCACGTGGACGTCGCCCGGGCGCTGGTCCGGCGGTGGCGGATCCCCGATCTGCTGGCCAAGCCCATCGTCTGGCACCACACGCCGCCCAACGACACGACCTCCGACGAGCCCATGCAGGTGTTGCACCGCATCGCGTTCTACGTGGGCTCGATGCACGTCGAGCACGTGCCGCCCAAGAGCACCGCGGTGCCGCTGCCGTCGCTGGGCGAGCGGCTGCTGGGCATCACGCGGGCGCAGCTGGGCGACGATTTCGCTGCCGCCTGCGCCGAGTACCGCACGCTGGCGGACTTCTTCGGCCAGGTGGCCGAGAGCCTGCACGACGTCGAAGCGCTCGGGCAGCGGGTCCACCGCACGCTGATGCAGCAGATCGAGCGATCGATGGAGGCCCAGATCGCCCAGGAGGCAAGCAAGGGCCCCGCCTCGTTCGAGTTCCAGAGCGGCCGCCTCGAGGTGGAGCACGACGGCCAGCAGGACGACATCGCCGTCGCCTACCTGCTCGACCAGGGGGGCGTGCGGCAGGCCATGCACCGCTTCCACATCGGCACGGTGACCGCGGGCGACCTGCTCCGCGAGCTCTCCATAGAACCGAACGACCTCAGCTCCACCGAGATGGAGAGCATGGACGACTACCTGCGGGCGCTCGCGGCCTAG